The nucleotide sequence CTGAACAAACGGCATTGAGATAGGGGAGTTTACAAATGTGAGCGAGATTTGATTTGTCTTCCACACTCGATAATTCAAAACGTAATTTATCGCCCACTTCAGGTAAATAATGAATCCAATATAATGCCCAAGTTAAAATGCTTGCGGTGGTTTCATGTCCGGCAATTAACATCGTCATTAACTCATCGCGTAACTCGAGTAAAGTCATGGGTTCTCCGTTTTCATCCCTTGCACTGAGCAAAAGGGTTAAGATATCTTCCCCGTCTAATTTTTCTTGTTGTTGGCGTTCTCGAATTTCCTCACAGATCAGTTGATCTACTTGGGCTTTCAGACGCAAAAATCTACCCCAAGGACTCAAAGGACCCCAATCTTTTCGCAGTTGCCGAAAAAACAATATGCTAGAACTTAAAGGAGAACTGATAGAGTCTAAGACAGTGGTGAGCAGTTGTCTGAGTTTATGGTAGCGTTCGCCTTCTTGTAAACCAAAAACGGCTTTTAAAATTACTCTGAGGGTAATTTCTTGCATAATGGTACGAACTCGAAAAGGTTTACCCACCTGTAACGGTTCAGTGACTTGTGCGGCGATGTCACAGATTAATTGTTGGTAAGTTTGCAAGCGTTCCCCATGAAACGGCGGCGTTAACAGTTTTCGTTGACGTTGATGAGCAACCCCATCTAACAAAATCAGGGAGTTTTCCCCAACGAAAAATTTTAAAATTCCGTTGCCTCTGCCACTGTCAAATTGTTCAGCAGGAGCGGTCATAATTTGTTGTATGGCTTTCGGGTTACTGATATAGACAAAGGGAGTTTCCGATCTCCCTACCGCAAAGCAGTCTCCGAAGCGTTTACCATTTTCATCCATATAGTCGGTGGGACGAAAAACAAGCTTTAACATTCGCAGCATTTGAGGTTGGGTTGGACGAGGCGGCAGCGTCATGATCCAGTTATGGAATAGGTGAACTATTTAATAGTGTAGCGTCTGTTCACTGAGTGTTTCTGAGTTGGGCAGACCCAGATAAATCTATCTTTAGTTAGAGACATAATAGAAAAAATTTTTTGTTATATTAGTGGTTGCTTCAAATAAAAATTAACAGAATTAAAAAAGGAAATAACAAGCTTATCCATTGGCAATCAATGAAAATTTTTGACTACATTTATTGAGGACAGACGCTTCAATAAAATTAATAAAATTTAAAAATTGAAAATACAGGGTTGCTTTTATAATCATCAAAAGCTAAGTTTATTTATAGAGTTTACCCGACCATCACGCAATTTCTGGAGACAAAAAAATGGCAATTACCTCTAATCCCATTCCCGAACTGATTAAAAAATCTTCGCTTTCTGTAGGCTTACAAGAAGTGGCCCACATTCCTAATAGTGGAACAGGTAGTAATAGTGCCGCTCGCTTAAATTTCCTCTCCTCTGCTAATGATGGTAGCGGACGGTTATTTGTTAATGATATGCGGGGAAAACTTTATGTTATTGATAATGGCAATGTTAGTGTATATTTAGACCTTAAAACTCAAGTGGTGTCAAATTTTTTATCGACTTCTGGACAGCAGGGATTTACGTCTTTTGCTTTTGATCCCGATTTTAAAACCAATGGCATATTTTACACCGTAAATAGTGAACAAAAAAGTACCTCAGTTCCCGATTATCCCATTACTAAACCGATTTATGACAGCAAAGGCAACCTGATAGCAAGCTCTCATCATGATGTCATTCGACAATGGCAAGTGAGCAACCCTACGGCTAATACCTTTTTTGGAACGATGCGCGAATTACTACGCATTGAAGAACCCTATGCGGATCATAACGTAGGACAAATCGCCTTTAACCCCAATGCTAAACCCGGCGATCCAGATTATGGAATGCTTTATATCGCCACGGCCGATGGTGGAAGTAATGGATTTCCCGTAACCGATACCGATCCTTTAGATAACGGACAAGATTTAAGTGTTCCTCTGGCAAAAATTCTGCGGATTGATCCTAAAGGCAATAATAGTGCTAACGGAAAATATGGCATTCCGAGCGACAATCCTTTTGTTAAAGATAACAACCCTAATACTTTAGGAGAAATCTGGGCTTACGGATTGCGAAATCCCCATCGTATTAGTTGGGATACCGGAGGCGATGGCAAAATGCTCATTGCTGATATTGGCCAGCATTTTATCGAAGAAGTCAATTTAGGCATTAAAGGTGCTAATTATGGTTGGGGAAATCGGGAAGGCACTTTTGTGATTAATGACAATAATGAATATGCTCTCTATCCCTTGCCGGACAATGACGCAGACTACCATTATACCTATCCCGTTGCCCAATATGACCATGATATTAGCGGACTGGTGGCTATCGCTGGCGGCTATGTTTACCGAGGTTCAGCCATTCCTGAATTAGTGGGGCAGTATATTACTGCGGACTTTGCTAATGATGGACGATTTTTCAACGTCAGTGCGAGTCAACTGGTGAATGGTCAACAGGCGACCTTGAGTGAACTAAGACTATTTAATGGCACTCAAGAAACCTCTTTTTTAAAGCTTCTCAATAGCACTCGCAGCGATGTAAGATTCGGCGTTGATGAAGCCGGGGAAATCTACGTTACCAATAAAATAGATGGAATTATCAGAAAGCTTGTGCGTTCACCGGAAGTGACTAACCTTAACCCCGAAGGTAGCATTCAGACCGCTTTTTATATTAGTGATAGCAGCGTCACCGAAGGAAGCACTAATAATTTATCGGCTAGTTTTACCGTGAGTCTGACGGGTGCGGCTAATTCTACTGTAACCGTTGATTATGCCACAGCAGACGGACCCGCTAAAGCCGGACTTGACTATACTGCAACCAGTGGGACACTAACTTTCTTGCCTGGAGAAACCAGCAAAACGATTAATGTCAACATCCTCAACGATAATACTAACGAAAACACCGAATATTTTACCGTTAATTTAAGTAATCCCCTGAATGGGTTGCTAATACAGCCTGTGGGAACCGCGACCATTTCTGATACTTTATTTTCATCGGTTAGTGTCACCTTACCTTCAGGGGTTGAAAATTTAACTCTGACTGGCAGCAATAATATTAACGGCACTGGTAATACTGGCAATAATATTCTTACAGGCAATAGTGGGAACAATATCCTTAACGGTAAAGAGGGGGCAGATATTCTCATAGGAGATGCCGGCAACGATACCTATGTCGTTGACAACGCCGGCGACCAAGTGATTGAAACCCTCGATCAGGGAACCGATACGGTTCAAGCTAGTATTGATTATACCCTGCCGGAAAACGTAGAAATTTTAACCTTGACAGAGAGCAATAATCTCACAGGCACAGGTAATCTTCTCAATAATACTTTGTGGGGCAATACAGGCAATAATTCGCTTTACGGTGCCCAAGGGAATGATTATATTAATGGTAAGGCGGGTGCAGATACTCTCACAGGAGGAGAGGGCAATGATAGCTATGTCGTTGACAATGCCGGCGACCAAGTGATTGAAACCCTCAATCAAGGAACTGATACCGTTCAAACCAGTATGAATTATACCCTGCCAGAAAACGTAGAATATTTAATTTTAACTGGGACAGATAGTGTTACAGGCACAGGTAATGTTTTGAATAATACTTTGTGGGGCAATACAGGCAATAATTCTCTCTACGGTGCCCAAGGGAATGATAATCTTAATGGTAAGGCGGGTGCAGATACTCTCACAGGAGGAGAGGGCAATGATAGCTATGTCGTTGACAACGCCGGCGACCAAGTGATTGAAACCGTAGCTCAGGGAACTGATAAGGTTCAAGCCAGTATTGATTATATCCTGCCGGAAAACGTCGAACATTTAACCTTAACAGGGACAGATAATCTCAGTGGCAGTGGAAATCTTGTTAATAATTATTTGACTGGCAATGCTGGTAACAATACTCTTAGTGGAGGGGATGGTAATGATACCCTAAGCGGCAATGATGGAGATGATACTCTGATAGGAGGCAATGGAAATGACCTTGTCACAGGCGGCAATGGGAATGATGTTTTCTTGTTTGAATCTAGAATAGAGGGAATTGACACCATTCAAGATTTTTCTATCACTAACGATACAATTCAGATTCGCCGCAGTGGGTTTGATGGGGAATTGCTATTAGGAATACTCAATCAAGCTCAATTTGTTTTAGGCTCTAGTGCAGGGGATAGTGATGATCGTTTTATCTATCAACAAAGTACAGGAAAATTATTTTTTGATCAAGATGGAACCGGCAGTATTGCTCAAATTCAAATTGCTACTCTATCTAATAAAGTTAGCCTGAACTTTAATAATTTAACGATTGTTGCTTAGTGGTAAGAAGGGTGTAGGGTGTGGGGTATCCCCATCAAGAAATTGAGGGGATTTAACAAGTAAATTTAAATTAAATCTGTGACAACTTATCAAAGCGGCTTGGGGATTATTTGAACAAAATATTTTTTTCTTGCTCTCCAGTATTTTTATTAAACAACTTGATCAGTTTAAAATATTTAAACAAATGTTGTTTGAGCAAAAGAATAAAATCCGGATTCTCAAATAATTCTTCTTGATTTTGCAAAATATGTTCTGATTCATCCAGGTGTTTAAATTTTTCGTGGTAGTCTACAATCAAGCGAATAAAAGCAGAATTAATAAATTCTTCGATGCTTCGTAATAGACTAGGCTGTAAAAATAATGAGTATTTTTCCACTGTTCGATTCAAAGTTTCTTTAGTGGAATGGCATTCTTGAGACAAATAATCAAGCCAATTCATATCTTCAAGGGAATACAAAAGATTATCTGTACTTTTGATGGATTCAGATAATTGAGAAACTTGTTCTGTATCTAACTTATCAAAAATCTCAGAAATTTCTTTTATTTTAGATGTTTGATGATCTAGTTTAACTTTTTCAAAAGTTTCTTGCAAGACATAGAAATGATGAAGGAGCGGTTGTTTTATTTGTTGCATAGCCACTCTTTCCTTTTTTTTATCCTTTTTGTCTCTTTCTGATTCTATTACTCTATCTACGGCAAAAAGCACTAAAAGTATTCCCAAAATTTCCGTAGCCATGTTAATAGAAAAATCTTCGATTAAGCTATTATTAGAATGAAGAATAAGAGCCGCACAAAAACAAATTACCAATAATCCCACTAAAATAAAATAGGTTTTTCTTAATTTCGGCTCAATTTCTTTTGGATACAGCCAGGAGAAAAAATCGATGTTATTATCTTCAGATTGATTAGCTGAAAGGCTATCAGATGCTTCGGGTTTGATATCAATGACAAAAATAACACTCGCTAATCCCAGAAAAATAGCGCCTATCCCCCCTCCAGCTAAGGTGGCAATTAAAGGAGAATAATATTTTAAAAGACTGATAGCGACTAAACTCGTGCAGGTTCCAATTAAAAAACCCAAGAGGCTTTTCAGATAAATTTTGAAATTACTATTTTTTAAGTTTTTCAATTGACTAGCCAAAAAGGATTGAGAAATTAAAAAATAAAATTTCTGAATAATTTTATGAGAGAAAGGAGTCATCGGTTCTGTGTCGGTTGAAGATTCTATATCTTTAGGGGGTATTTGGATAGTTAAATGTGGTTTCATTAAAATCATATACTTTTACTTTAATTAATATAGTTTAAAGGCTGATTCTATGGTCTAAAAAAAAACCGCTTTTGTCATCACCCGCAAGAAATGAATATTGAGTTGCCGTGAAACAAGAAGTATATCAAAAGAAATAGAGCCTTTTTTGATTCTGTCTAAAGACTGAGAAAAATTCGAGAAATCCTCTTTCTATCTAAAGATGATACTTCGAAGATTTTTCCTTGTAATAGAAATATATGAACAAAAATTTTCATAGGAGATTTATTATGAGTGAGATCAAGCAAAATGTTGATAATAAAGAGCCAATAAAAGAAGAAGATCAATACGAGGGACGTTTAACGGCTAACCCAGGTGATCGCATCAGTGAAGAACCCCAAACGATCGAAGAAAAAGCTCAACAAGTTGCTGTAGATAGTTGGGATATTGTGGGTTACCAACAAGTTCCGACTTATTTTGTCGTCGATAACCCAGACGGAAGTCAAGAAGCGTTGCATCATGTCAAAGATGCCGATAAAATTTCTGATGTGATCCGTCAGGCGAGAGTAGATGAAGATGGAAATCGAGTTTGGTGGTAATTAACAACCGGTTTAAACATCTTTGCCGCACTTTTTTTCCCTCATAATCTGTCTTTTTAGGGAGCATTTTAAATAGGTATTTAAGGCTTATCTATGGCATTAAAATATAATTTAAGATGTTCCCCTAACTTTTAAAATATTTTGTGGAGATGAGAGTATCTCCGAGTTTATAATATAAAATTATTGATGACATTTCCTGAATAAAATTTTATCAGTCAAAAGAATTATTTCCCGAGTTCGATTCAGCAAAATCAACCTTAAGCCTATTTATTACTGGGGTTGGATGCTAGGCTAAAGCGTTAATTTTATTGTAAAGGTGTTGAGAAAGAAATTTGATATATTTTCAAAGAGCCTAATTATGTATAATCGTCAAAATAAAGGAAAAATAGCTTTAATTTCTGTGCATGGCGATCCATCTATCGACATCGGAAAAGAAGAAGCCGGCGGTCAAAATGTTTACGTAAGGGAGATCGGAGAAGCTTTAGGAGGAAAAGGGTGGCAAGTAGATATGTTTACCCGCAAAGTTTATGCCGAGCAAGCTAATATAGTTGAGCATAGTCCTAATGTTCGAACCATTCGTTTAGCCGCAGGGCCGGAAAAATTTATTGGCCGAGATCATTTATTTGAATATTTACCAGAATTTGTCAAAAGTTTTTTTAATTTCCAAGCACAAACACATACTTTATATCCGATCATTCATACAAATTATTGGCTTTCTGGGTGGGTAGGTTTAGAGCTACGCAAACACCATTTATTTAGACATATTCATACTTATCATTCTTTAGGTGCAGTCAAATATAGATCGGTCACCACCGTTCCCCTGGTGGCCAATACCCGTTTATCAGTAGAAAAACAATGTTTAGAAACAGCAGATTGCATTGTAGCAACCAGCCCTCAAGAAGAACAAGATATGCGCTCGCTAGTTTCTCGTGGCGGCAACATTGAAATAATTCCCTGTGGTACTGATATTAAACGTTTTGCCAGTGTAGATCGTGATAGCGCCCGAGAAAAGCTCTTAATTGACCCAGACGCTAAGGTTATTCTCTATGTAGGACGCTTTGATCGTCGCAAAGGCATAGAAACCTTGGTGCGAGCAGTGGGCCGTCCTGAAGTGAGAAAACATGAGAAGTTACAGCTAATTATCGTTGGTGGAAGTCAACCCGGACAAATAGACGGACTCGAACGTGAGCGCATAGAAACTATAGTCGAAGAACTGGGTCTAGAAAAGATTACTTTTTTTGCTGGACAAATATCTCACAGTGAATTACCCAACTACTACGCCGCCGCCGATGTCTGCGTTATCCCCAGTTATTATGAACCCTTTGGACTGGTAACCATTGAAGCGATGGCATCTGGTATTCCTGTGGTGGCCAGCGATGTAGGAGGATTACGGTTTACCGTAGTTTCATCAAAAACAGGATTATTGGTAGAAAGCAAAAATTCACCCGCTTTTGCTGAGGCC is from Gloeothece verrucosa PCC 7822 and encodes:
- a CDS encoding cytochrome P450; protein product: MTLPPRPTQPQMLRMLKLVFRPTDYMDENGKRFGDCFAVGRSETPFVYISNPKAIQQIMTAPAEQFDSGRGNGILKFFVGENSLILLDGVAHQRQRKLLTPPFHGERLQTYQQLICDIAAQVTEPLQVGKPFRVRTIMQEITLRVILKAVFGLQEGERYHKLRQLLTTVLDSISSPLSSSILFFRQLRKDWGPLSPWGRFLRLKAQVDQLICEEIRERQQQEKLDGEDILTLLLSARDENGEPMTLLELRDELMTMLIAGHETTASILTWALYWIHYLPEVGDKLRFELSSVEDKSNLAHICKLPYLNAVCSETLRIYPVAPLTFPRILKSDMELLGYKFAANTVLAPCIYLLHHREDLYPQPDQFKPERFLERQYSLYEYIPFGGGNRRCIGMALALLEMKLVLATLLQRFQLELLNSRPLKPVRRGLTIAPPNNFKMVLKSVNYH
- a CDS encoding PQQ-dependent sugar dehydrogenase, with protein sequence MAITSNPIPELIKKSSLSVGLQEVAHIPNSGTGSNSAARLNFLSSANDGSGRLFVNDMRGKLYVIDNGNVSVYLDLKTQVVSNFLSTSGQQGFTSFAFDPDFKTNGIFYTVNSEQKSTSVPDYPITKPIYDSKGNLIASSHHDVIRQWQVSNPTANTFFGTMRELLRIEEPYADHNVGQIAFNPNAKPGDPDYGMLYIATADGGSNGFPVTDTDPLDNGQDLSVPLAKILRIDPKGNNSANGKYGIPSDNPFVKDNNPNTLGEIWAYGLRNPHRISWDTGGDGKMLIADIGQHFIEEVNLGIKGANYGWGNREGTFVINDNNEYALYPLPDNDADYHYTYPVAQYDHDISGLVAIAGGYVYRGSAIPELVGQYITADFANDGRFFNVSASQLVNGQQATLSELRLFNGTQETSFLKLLNSTRSDVRFGVDEAGEIYVTNKIDGIIRKLVRSPEVTNLNPEGSIQTAFYISDSSVTEGSTNNLSASFTVSLTGAANSTVTVDYATADGPAKAGLDYTATSGTLTFLPGETSKTINVNILNDNTNENTEYFTVNLSNPLNGLLIQPVGTATISDTLFSSVSVTLPSGVENLTLTGSNNINGTGNTGNNILTGNSGNNILNGKEGADILIGDAGNDTYVVDNAGDQVIETLDQGTDTVQASIDYTLPENVEILTLTESNNLTGTGNLLNNTLWGNTGNNSLYGAQGNDYINGKAGADTLTGGEGNDSYVVDNAGDQVIETLNQGTDTVQTSMNYTLPENVEYLILTGTDSVTGTGNVLNNTLWGNTGNNSLYGAQGNDNLNGKAGADTLTGGEGNDSYVVDNAGDQVIETVAQGTDKVQASIDYILPENVEHLTLTGTDNLSGSGNLVNNYLTGNAGNNTLSGGDGNDTLSGNDGDDTLIGGNGNDLVTGGNGNDVFLFESRIEGIDTIQDFSITNDTIQIRRSGFDGELLLGILNQAQFVLGSSAGDSDDRFIYQQSTGKLFFDQDGTGSIAQIQIATLSNKVSLNFNNLTIVA
- a CDS encoding DUF1097 domain-containing protein: MKPHLTIQIPPKDIESSTDTEPMTPFSHKIIQKFYFLISQSFLASQLKNLKNSNFKIYLKSLLGFLIGTCTSLVAISLLKYYSPLIATLAGGGIGAIFLGLASVIFVIDIKPEASDSLSANQSEDNNIDFFSWLYPKEIEPKLRKTYFILVGLLVICFCAALILHSNNSLIEDFSINMATEILGILLVLFAVDRVIESERDKKDKKKERVAMQQIKQPLLHHFYVLQETFEKVKLDHQTSKIKEISEIFDKLDTEQVSQLSESIKSTDNLLYSLEDMNWLDYLSQECHSTKETLNRTVEKYSLFLQPSLLRSIEEFINSAFIRLIVDYHEKFKHLDESEHILQNQEELFENPDFILLLKQHLFKYFKLIKLFNKNTGEQEKNILFK
- a CDS encoding glycosyltransferase family 4 protein — its product is MYNRQNKGKIALISVHGDPSIDIGKEEAGGQNVYVREIGEALGGKGWQVDMFTRKVYAEQANIVEHSPNVRTIRLAAGPEKFIGRDHLFEYLPEFVKSFFNFQAQTHTLYPIIHTNYWLSGWVGLELRKHHLFRHIHTYHSLGAVKYRSVTTVPLVANTRLSVEKQCLETADCIVATSPQEEQDMRSLVSRGGNIEIIPCGTDIKRFASVDRDSAREKLLIDPDAKVILYVGRFDRRKGIETLVRAVGRPEVRKHEKLQLIIVGGSQPGQIDGLERERIETIVEELGLEKITFFAGQISHSELPNYYAAADVCVIPSYYEPFGLVTIEAMASGIPVVASDVGGLRFTVVSSKTGLLVESKNSPAFAEAINRILSDPAWGKELGRAGQRRVNSFFSWDGVASQMEDLYQCQLAHLHREFFATKVVS